A DNA window from Providencia huaxiensis contains the following coding sequences:
- the folK gene encoding 2-amino-4-hydroxy-6-hydroxymethyldihydropteridine diphosphokinase: MEQVYIAVGSNLGEPLLQAQQAIAALDAIPNSRVVSTSSVYRTKPLGPQNQPDFLNLAVLLETSLEPEILLNHTQKIELELGRVRKEERWGPRTLDLDIMLFGNRIINTERLIVPHYGLKEREFMLYPLSEIAPSLVFPDGEKLSERLTQVPRNGLTFWDIPA; encoded by the coding sequence ATGGAACAAGTCTATATTGCTGTAGGAAGTAACCTTGGTGAGCCGCTATTACAGGCACAACAAGCTATTGCAGCATTAGATGCGATTCCCAATAGCCGTGTTGTTTCTACCTCTTCTGTGTACCGAACTAAACCACTAGGTCCACAAAACCAGCCAGATTTTCTGAATCTGGCTGTACTACTCGAAACAAGTCTTGAGCCAGAAATACTCCTCAACCACACACAAAAAATCGAGCTTGAGCTTGGTCGTGTTCGCAAAGAGGAACGTTGGGGTCCACGAACTCTTGACCTCGATATCATGCTTTTTGGTAACCGTATTATCAATACTGAACGGTTAATTGTTCCACATTATGGGCTAAAAGAGCGTGAGTTTATGTTGTATCCGCTTAGTGAAATCGCCCCTTCCCTTGTTTTTCCTGATGGCGAAAAGCTTTCAGAAAGACTCACACAAGTCCCTCGAAATGGCCTAACATTTTGGGATATTCCAGCCTAA
- the panB gene encoding 3-methyl-2-oxobutanoate hydroxymethyltransferase, with protein MKPISLADLCQFKKDKHKFATMTAYDASFAQLFYEQGIQVMLVGDSLGMTIQGESSTLPVTVEQIAYHTRCVRKGAPNAFIIADMPFMSYATPEQACANAAILMQAGANMVKIEGGSWLCDTVRMLGERSVPVCGHLGLTPQAVNVLGGYKVQGRDEVTANQLLKDAIALENAGIQLLVLECVPTALASHVSEELLLPVIGIGAGNGTDGQILVMHDALGITARAPKFAKNFLAQAGNLHDAIRMYIQEVEDGIYPSEAHSFS; from the coding sequence ATGAAACCAATTTCTCTGGCTGATTTATGTCAGTTTAAAAAAGACAAACACAAATTTGCAACTATGACTGCCTATGACGCAAGCTTTGCTCAATTATTTTATGAGCAAGGTATTCAAGTGATGCTCGTTGGAGACTCACTGGGAATGACAATCCAAGGTGAATCATCTACTTTACCAGTTACTGTCGAGCAAATTGCTTACCACACCCGATGCGTTCGCAAAGGTGCACCAAACGCCTTCATTATTGCAGATATGCCATTTATGAGTTACGCCACACCAGAACAAGCTTGTGCTAATGCAGCAATTTTGATGCAAGCCGGTGCAAACATGGTGAAAATTGAGGGTGGCAGTTGGTTATGTGATACCGTAAGAATGCTAGGAGAACGCTCTGTTCCTGTGTGTGGTCATCTCGGTTTAACACCACAAGCCGTCAACGTTCTTGGCGGCTATAAAGTCCAAGGACGCGATGAGGTCACGGCAAATCAATTACTCAAAGATGCGATTGCACTAGAAAATGCAGGTATCCAATTATTGGTTCTCGAATGTGTTCCAACCGCATTAGCGAGCCATGTTTCTGAAGAGTTGCTATTACCGGTGATTGGTATTGGCGCAGGAAATGGAACTGATGGACAAATCCTTGTTATGCATGATGCACTGGGTATTACCGCTCGAGCGCCTAAATTTGCTAAAAACTTTTTAGCTCAAGCAGGCAACCTTCATGATGCTATTCGTATGTATATCCAAGAAGTGGAAGATGGCATTTACCCAAGTGAAGCACATTCTTTTTCTTAA
- the hpt gene encoding hypoxanthine phosphoribosyltransferase, whose amino-acid sequence MKHTLEVMISEEEIAQRISELADKISAHYQTLDGELVLVGLLKGSFIFMADLCRKIDVPHEVDFMTVSSYGNAMTSSRDVKIVKDLDEDIRDKHVLIVEDIIDSGNTLNKVREIFELRGPKSVAICTLLDKPSRREVQVPVEWIGYSIEDKFVVGYGIDYAQQYRHLPYIGHVTLLED is encoded by the coding sequence ATGAAACATACCCTTGAAGTAATGATCTCTGAAGAAGAGATTGCTCAACGAATCAGTGAATTAGCCGATAAAATTAGCGCTCATTATCAAACACTTGATGGTGAATTAGTCCTTGTTGGTTTGCTGAAAGGTTCATTTATTTTTATGGCTGATTTATGTCGTAAGATTGATGTCCCTCATGAAGTCGATTTTATGACCGTTTCAAGCTACGGTAATGCGATGACATCAAGCCGTGATGTTAAAATTGTCAAAGACTTGGACGAAGATATCCGTGATAAACACGTATTAATCGTTGAAGATATTATCGACTCTGGCAATACCTTAAATAAAGTTCGTGAAATTTTCGAATTACGCGGCCCTAAATCTGTTGCTATTTGTACATTGCTGGATAAACCTTCACGCCGAGAAGTACAGGTTCCTGTTGAATGGATTGGTTATTCGATTGAAGACAAATTTGTGGTGGGTTACGGTATTGACTACGCTCAGCAATATCGTCATCTGCCTTATATTGGGCACGTAACGTTATTAGAAGATTAG
- the pcnB gene encoding polynucleotide adenylyltransferase PcnB, translating to MTTVNEENITVIPRSEHPISRSDISDNALKVLYRLNKSGFEAYLVGGGVRDLLLGQKPKDFDITTNATPEQIRKLFRNCRLVGRRFRLAHIMFGPEIIEVATFRGHHDQSASDDKNLSAQAQNGMLLRDNIFGSIEEDAIRRDFTVNSLYYNIEDFTLRDYVNGLTDLKAGVIRLIGDPETRYREDPVRMLRAVRFACKLNMSIEPKTAEPIYQLAHLLREIPSARLFEESLKLLQAGQGYDTYKMLKKYGLFEQLFPVVASRFTDNSDSPMEKIIEQVLKNTDFRLKNDKRVNPAFLFAAMLWYPVTEHAEKLSQEGGLAYYDAFALAMNDILDEQCRSIAIPKRITTTMRDIWLLQLRLPRRQGRRANKLMEHPKFRAAFDLLELRANVEHRNELQELALWWADFQQANNTKQREMISELGNAPTRRRHRPRSSQGGTGARRSNKS from the coding sequence ATGACAACCGTAAACGAAGAAAACATTACTGTTATCCCGCGTTCCGAACACCCTATTTCACGCAGTGATATCAGTGATAATGCGTTAAAAGTGCTGTATCGCTTAAATAAAAGTGGCTTTGAAGCCTATTTAGTGGGTGGGGGTGTGCGTGATTTGCTTTTAGGCCAAAAACCTAAAGACTTCGATATTACGACAAACGCAACACCAGAACAGATCCGCAAATTATTTCGTAATTGCCGTCTAGTTGGTCGCCGTTTCCGCCTAGCACACATTATGTTTGGCCCCGAAATTATTGAAGTTGCAACTTTCCGTGGCCACCATGACCAAAGTGCATCAGATGACAAAAACTTATCTGCACAAGCACAAAATGGCATGTTGTTACGCGATAACATCTTTGGTTCCATTGAGGAAGATGCGATCCGTCGGGACTTCACCGTTAACAGCCTATATTACAATATTGAAGACTTCACATTACGTGACTACGTTAATGGCTTAACTGACCTCAAAGCTGGTGTTATTCGTCTAATTGGTGACCCAGAAACACGCTATCGTGAAGACCCAGTCAGAATGCTAAGAGCGGTACGTTTCGCCTGCAAATTAAATATGAGCATCGAACCAAAAACTGCAGAGCCAATTTACCAACTTGCTCATTTATTGAGAGAAATTCCATCTGCTCGGTTATTTGAAGAGTCACTCAAATTACTACAAGCAGGCCAAGGTTACGATACCTATAAAATGCTCAAAAAATATGGTTTGTTTGAGCAGCTTTTCCCTGTTGTCGCAAGCCGCTTTACGGATAACAGTGATTCGCCAATGGAAAAAATCATTGAGCAAGTCCTTAAAAATACTGACTTCCGACTAAAAAATGATAAGCGTGTTAACCCTGCTTTTTTATTTGCGGCTATGTTATGGTACCCAGTTACAGAGCATGCTGAAAAGCTCTCTCAAGAAGGCGGGCTAGCCTATTATGATGCCTTTGCCCTTGCGATGAATGATATTTTAGACGAACAGTGCCGTTCGATTGCGATCCCAAAACGTATTACAACCACGATGCGTGATATTTGGTTGCTGCAGTTACGTTTACCTCGTCGCCAAGGTCGTCGTGCCAATAAATTAATGGAGCACCCGAAATTCCGTGCCGCGTTTGATTTATTAGAATTAAGGGCCAATGTTGAGCACCGCAACGAGCTACAAGAGTTAGCATTATGGTGGGCTGATTTTCAACAAGCGAATAATACCAAACAGCGTGAAATGATTTCGGAATTAGGCAACGCACCCACTCGCCGTCGCCATCGCCCACGTTCATCACAAGGTGGAACAGGTGCACGCCGGTCGAATAAGTCATAA
- the can gene encoding carbonate dehydratase — MMRKIEELFANNEAWSASVNEQDPEFFKELSKAQKPRFLWIGCSDSRVPAEKLINAAPGDLFVHRNVANLVIHTDLNCLSVIQYAVDVLQVEHIIICGHYGCGGIEAAVDNTELGLINNWLLHIRDIWYRHSSMLGELKPCERLNRLCELNVVEQVYNLGHSTIMQSAWKRGQKVMIHGWVYGINNGRLHDLHITADSREKLELCYREAISTLTQKK; from the coding sequence ATGATGAGAAAAATCGAAGAGCTGTTTGCTAACAATGAAGCATGGTCAGCATCAGTCAATGAACAAGATCCCGAATTCTTCAAAGAATTATCAAAAGCGCAAAAGCCGAGATTCTTATGGATAGGCTGCTCTGACAGCCGAGTACCTGCAGAAAAATTAATTAACGCGGCACCTGGCGACCTTTTTGTGCACCGTAATGTTGCCAACTTAGTTATTCACACTGACCTAAACTGTTTATCAGTCATTCAATATGCCGTTGATGTCTTACAAGTTGAGCACATCATTATTTGTGGCCACTACGGCTGCGGTGGTATTGAAGCAGCGGTTGATAACACCGAACTTGGCTTAATTAATAACTGGCTATTACACATAAGAGATATTTGGTACAGACATAGCTCTATGTTAGGTGAGCTAAAACCTTGCGAGCGTCTTAACCGTTTATGTGAATTAAATGTCGTTGAGCAAGTTTATAATTTAGGGCATTCAACCATCATGCAATCTGCATGGAAACGAGGCCAGAAAGTGATGATCCACGGTTGGGTATATGGGATTAATAATGGCCGGTTACACGACTTACATATTACTGCTGACAGCCGAGAAAAACTTGAGTTATGTTACCGTGAAGCTATTTCAACATTAACTCAAAAAAAATAA
- a CDS encoding ABC transporter permease, with protein sequence MISLYWVALKTIWIKEVTRFGRIWIQTLLPPVITMSLYFVIFGNLIGSRIGDMGGVDYMQFIVPGLIMMAVITNSYSNVCSSFFGSKFQKNIEELLVAPVPTHIIIAGFVGGGVARGILVGFLVTLVSLFFIPLQVHSWAMVVITLLLTAIVFSLAGLLNAIFAKTFDDISIVPTFVLTPLTYLGGVFYSLSLLPPFWQAVSKLNPIVYMISGFRYGFLGIADVSIAITLGVLMIFLVVFYALTWFLIEQGRGLRS encoded by the coding sequence ATGATCTCACTATATTGGGTCGCATTAAAAACCATTTGGATAAAAGAAGTCACGCGGTTTGGCCGTATTTGGATACAAACATTATTACCACCTGTGATCACCATGTCGCTCTATTTTGTGATTTTTGGTAACTTAATTGGTTCAAGAATTGGTGATATGGGCGGTGTGGATTATATGCAGTTTATCGTCCCCGGGCTGATCATGATGGCGGTGATCACTAATTCATATTCAAATGTTTGTTCTTCTTTCTTTGGCTCTAAATTTCAGAAAAATATTGAAGAATTACTCGTTGCCCCTGTTCCGACGCATATTATTATCGCAGGTTTTGTTGGTGGTGGTGTTGCTAGAGGGATTTTAGTCGGCTTTCTCGTCACATTGGTATCGTTATTTTTTATTCCATTGCAAGTCCATTCATGGGCAATGGTAGTCATAACGTTATTACTAACCGCAATTGTGTTTTCCCTTGCTGGTTTATTAAATGCCATCTTCGCTAAGACATTTGATGATATTAGTATTGTTCCTACCTTTGTATTAACACCATTAACGTATTTAGGCGGTGTGTTTTATTCGTTGTCACTGCTCCCCCCGTTTTGGCAAGCCGTCTCTAAACTGAACCCAATTGTGTATATGATCAGCGGCTTTCGTTATGGCTTTCTGGGAATAGCTGATGTTTCTATCGCGATTACATTAGGCGTCTTAATGATTTTTTTAGTCGTCTTTTATGCATTAACATGGTTCCTAATTGAGCAGGGTCGAGGCCTCAGAAGCTAA
- a CDS encoding ABC transporter ATP-binding protein codes for MTYALELSQLTKTYPGGVKALKGIDLSVEDGDFYALLGPNGAGKSTTIGIISSLVNKTSGSVKVFGYDLEKQVVQAKQQLGLVPQEFNFNPFETVLQIVLNQAGYYGVTRSVAVQRAEQYLTQLDLWEKRDERARNLSGGMKRRLMIARALMHQPKLLILDEPTAGVDIELRRSMWTFLKNLNAQGTTIILTTHYLEEAEMLCRNIGIIQHGELVENTSMKQLLSQLESETFIFDLMPKSPIPQLLGYESRLIDTSTLEVDVKREQGLNSVFSQFSEQGVQILSMRNKANRLEELFVNLVKRESNATEKEIAR; via the coding sequence ATGACATATGCACTTGAGTTATCGCAATTAACCAAAACCTACCCAGGTGGTGTAAAAGCCCTGAAAGGGATTGACCTGAGCGTTGAAGACGGTGACTTTTACGCATTGTTGGGGCCAAATGGCGCGGGTAAATCAACCACGATCGGGATCATTAGCTCGCTGGTGAATAAAACGAGTGGTTCTGTAAAAGTATTTGGTTATGATTTAGAAAAGCAAGTTGTGCAAGCAAAGCAGCAACTTGGATTAGTGCCTCAAGAGTTTAATTTCAACCCATTTGAAACGGTATTACAAATCGTTCTTAACCAAGCCGGTTATTATGGGGTCACGCGCTCTGTTGCTGTACAACGTGCAGAGCAGTACCTGACCCAACTTGATTTATGGGAAAAGCGTGATGAGCGGGCTCGTAATTTGTCCGGTGGTATGAAACGCCGCTTAATGATAGCCCGTGCGTTGATGCACCAACCAAAGCTATTAATTTTGGATGAACCCACCGCAGGTGTTGATATTGAACTTCGCCGTTCAATGTGGACATTCTTAAAGAATCTTAACGCTCAGGGAACGACAATCATTTTAACCACTCACTATTTGGAAGAAGCTGAAATGTTATGCCGTAATATTGGTATTATTCAACACGGTGAATTAGTTGAAAATACAAGTATGAAGCAATTACTGAGTCAATTAGAATCAGAAACCTTTATTTTTGATTTAATGCCAAAAAGTCCGATCCCTCAATTATTAGGGTATGAATCACGTTTGATAGACACCTCAACACTTGAGGTAGATGTCAAAAGAGAGCAAGGTCTAAATAGTGTTTTTAGTCAATTCAGTGAGCAAGGTGTTCAGATTTTAAGTATGCGAAATAAAGCAAATCGGTTAGAAGAGTTATTTGTTAACTTAGTCAAAAGAGAAAGTAATGCAACCGAGAAGGAGATTGCAAGATGA
- the sfsA gene encoding DNA/RNA nuclease SfsA, with the protein MEFEPALQPATLIKRYKRFLADVTLPSGEEITIHCANTGAMTGCATPGDTIWYSTSDNKKRKYPYSWELTQTANGHFICINTLRANQLVAQALTEKHIPELSEYSVIKPEVKYGTENSRIDFYLTQNGLPDCFIEVKSVTLLENNQGFFPDAVTLRGQKHLRELMYIAKEGKRAILLFVALHTGIHVASAAAHIDKQYALLLEEARQSGVEVLCYQADITVQQMVLSKQIHFNSIK; encoded by the coding sequence ATGGAATTTGAACCCGCCTTACAACCTGCCACTTTAATTAAGCGGTACAAGCGCTTTTTGGCTGATGTGACTTTACCGAGCGGTGAAGAAATAACAATTCACTGTGCGAATACGGGCGCTATGACAGGTTGTGCAACCCCGGGTGATACCATCTGGTATTCAACGTCCGATAATAAAAAACGCAAATACCCGTATAGCTGGGAGTTAACCCAAACAGCAAATGGTCATTTTATTTGCATTAATACCCTTCGTGCGAACCAATTAGTTGCGCAAGCCTTAACCGAAAAACACATTCCAGAATTATCCGAATACAGCGTAATAAAACCTGAAGTCAAATATGGCACAGAAAATAGCCGAATCGATTTCTATCTCACGCAAAATGGATTACCCGATTGCTTTATCGAAGTAAAATCAGTAACTTTACTCGAAAATAATCAAGGTTTTTTTCCTGACGCTGTGACACTTAGGGGCCAAAAACATTTAAGAGAACTAATGTATATTGCGAAAGAAGGAAAAAGAGCCATACTATTGTTTGTTGCTTTACACACAGGTATTCACGTAGCATCTGCAGCGGCACATATTGATAAACAATATGCGCTATTATTGGAGGAAGCGAGACAAAGTGGTGTTGAAGTGCTTTGTTATCAAGCTGATATAACTGTTCAACAAATGGTGTTAAGTAAGCAGATTCACTTTAACTCTATTAAATAA
- the dksA gene encoding RNA polymerase-binding protein DksA: MQEGQKRKTSSLSILAIAGVEPYHEKAGEEYMNEAQLAHFKLILEAWRNQLRDEVDRTVTHMQDEAANFPDPVDRAAQEEEFSLELRNRDRERKLIKKIEKTLKKVEDDDFGYCESCGVEIGIRRLEARPTADLCIDCKTLAEIREKQMAG; encoded by the coding sequence ATGCAAGAAGGGCAAAAACGTAAGACATCGTCCTTAAGCATTCTCGCCATTGCTGGGGTTGAACCCTATCATGAAAAAGCTGGCGAAGAGTATATGAACGAGGCCCAGTTGGCGCATTTTAAGCTCATTCTCGAAGCATGGCGCAATCAACTCAGAGATGAAGTGGACCGGACTGTTACTCATATGCAAGATGAGGCAGCTAACTTTCCAGACCCCGTTGATAGAGCCGCTCAGGAAGAAGAATTCAGCCTTGAATTACGTAACCGGGACCGTGAACGTAAACTGATTAAGAAAATCGAAAAAACGCTGAAAAAAGTTGAAGATGACGACTTTGGCTATTGTGAATCATGTGGTGTAGAAATTGGTATCCGTCGTTTGGAAGCCCGTCCTACCGCTGATTTATGTATCGACTGTAAAACATTAGCTGAAATTCGCGAAAAGCAAATGGCTGGCTAG
- the panD gene encoding aspartate 1-decarboxylase, which translates to MLRRMLQGKLHRVTVTQADLHYEGSCAIDQDFMDAAGIIEYEAIDIYNVDNGERFSTYAISGERGSKIISVNGAAARRAAVGDKLIICSYVQIEDEDARLHKPKVAYFDENNKMSRLAKAVPVQVA; encoded by the coding sequence ATGTTAAGAAGAATGTTACAAGGCAAACTCCACCGAGTCACTGTTACACAAGCAGACCTACACTACGAGGGCTCATGTGCAATAGATCAGGACTTCATGGATGCCGCTGGGATCATTGAATACGAAGCCATTGATATTTACAACGTTGATAACGGTGAACGTTTTTCAACTTATGCAATTTCGGGCGAACGTGGTTCAAAAATTATTTCGGTTAATGGTGCTGCTGCACGCCGCGCTGCGGTTGGTGATAAACTGATTATTTGCTCTTATGTGCAAATAGAAGATGAAGACGCTCGCTTACATAAACCAAAAGTAGCTTACTTTGATGAAAATAATAAAATGAGTCGCCTAGCAAAAGCGGTTCCAGTCCAAGTGGCATAA
- the panC gene encoding pantoate--beta-alanine ligase yields MLIVETALILRREIRRWKQEGKRIALVPTMGNLHDGHLTLIDQAKKQADIVIASVFVNPMQFDRQSDLANYPRTLQEDCEKLKRRDINLVFAPSPQEFYPEGMEKQTFVDVPELSTMLEGASRPGHFRGVATVITKLFNLVQPDIALFGEKDYQQLQLIRKLVADLSFDTQIVSVPTVRAKNGLALSSRNNNLSAEELKTAPKLYQIMQQAGEKLVAEPNASEVIIEEMNNSLREAGFTPDELFIRDADTLLPLGEPSKRAVILMAAWLGQTRLIDNLQVDLQRDIA; encoded by the coding sequence ATGCTTATCGTTGAAACGGCACTTATCTTACGCCGTGAAATTCGCCGCTGGAAACAAGAAGGTAAACGTATTGCACTTGTCCCTACGATGGGTAATTTACACGATGGTCACTTAACACTCATTGACCAAGCGAAAAAACAAGCTGATATTGTGATTGCCAGTGTATTCGTAAACCCAATGCAATTTGATAGGCAATCTGATTTAGCCAATTACCCACGGACTTTGCAAGAAGATTGCGAAAAATTAAAGCGTCGTGATATCAATTTAGTTTTTGCCCCTTCCCCGCAAGAATTCTATCCAGAAGGGATGGAAAAACAGACTTTTGTTGACGTTCCCGAGTTATCGACGATGTTAGAAGGCGCAAGCCGTCCCGGTCATTTTAGAGGTGTCGCAACGGTTATCACTAAGCTGTTCAACTTAGTACAGCCCGATATTGCTTTGTTTGGTGAAAAAGATTACCAACAGTTGCAATTAATTCGCAAATTAGTCGCTGACTTATCATTTGATACTCAAATTGTTAGTGTCCCAACGGTTAGAGCCAAAAATGGCTTAGCATTGAGTTCACGCAACAACAATTTGTCAGCGGAAGAGCTAAAAACAGCGCCTAAACTGTATCAAATTATGCAACAAGCGGGTGAAAAATTAGTCGCTGAGCCTAACGCATCTGAGGTTATTATCGAAGAGATGAATAATAGCTTACGTGAAGCCGGTTTTACCCCTGATGAGCTATTTATTCGCGATGCAGATACATTATTACCACTTGGTGAGCCGAGTAAACGTGCGGTTATTTTAATGGCTGCATGGTTAGGTCAAACGCGTCTTATTGACAATTTACAAGTTGACCTGCAACGCGATATTGCATAA
- the hrpB gene encoding ATP-dependent helicase HrpB, with protein sequence MLPIFEVCEDILTALMASPQVLLHAPTGAGKSTVLPLEILKSGVINGRVIMLEPRRLAARSVAARLAQQLGEEVGHTIGLRMRSETKVSRHTRLEVVTEGVLTRLLQNDPMLEGVGLVILDEFHERNLQADLGLALLIDSQQALREDLRILLMSATLDNQGLSQLFPDAPVITSQGRTFPVIREYHPINPNKLFHKEVALAAWQLLQQEHGSLLLFLPGMGEIEKVRAELASMVSEDILLCPLYGALTLQAQQQAIQLAPEGMRKVVLATNIAETSLTIEGIRLVMDSGFERVGQFNPRTGLTKLIKQRISQASMAQRAGRAGRLETGVCWHLLSEEQAERAAQFSEAEIAQSDLSSLWLSLLQWGCHDAAQLNWLTLPPKPAISAAKNLLGKLGAIDAAGKLTPFGQQMAELGSSVRTAAMLCKAQQSQNQHVIQLAALLVAIIEEPPRQQDADLRYCIERPTEGWCKRASALCEQKVPSTIGQRDALISEWLPTLLATGFPDYIAKSRDNQQRYQLASGLGATLGESDRLMGTPWLIVVSLWQPENTADARISLAYPVEIERLQADCPSLFNKQETVEWDEQKGTLLAWKRLQCGQLVVKSERLSNPDKTEVRQALVYWLKQNGLQQLNWQEDALQLCVRCTLAKQYFPDVDLPDFDDTALLDSLGEWLEPYLDGITNKQKLQQIDLASLLINRLDWQQQQWLESMFPKTYRAPSLHDVSIYYALDKPPVVAIRMQEMYGEKTNPTIAQGKIAVTISLLSPAMRPLQITQDLGAFWQGSYKEIQKEMKGRYPKHLWPDDPANTAPTRQTKKAMMGAK encoded by the coding sequence GTGTTACCGATATTCGAAGTTTGTGAGGACATACTTACCGCGTTAATGGCTTCACCTCAAGTATTGCTTCATGCACCTACAGGTGCGGGTAAATCAACCGTTTTGCCGCTAGAAATATTAAAGAGTGGGGTTATTAATGGACGGGTTATCATGTTGGAGCCTCGTCGCTTAGCAGCACGTTCAGTGGCGGCTCGTCTTGCACAGCAACTTGGCGAAGAAGTCGGTCATACCATTGGTTTACGCATGCGCTCTGAAACTAAAGTTAGCCGCCACACTCGTCTTGAAGTGGTGACCGAAGGCGTACTGACCCGCTTACTGCAAAATGATCCCATGCTTGAAGGGGTTGGTTTAGTCATTCTAGATGAGTTTCATGAACGAAATTTACAGGCAGACCTCGGCCTAGCCTTGTTAATTGATTCACAACAAGCCTTACGTGAGGATTTACGTATTCTGTTGATGTCAGCGACATTAGATAATCAAGGGCTGTCCCAGCTGTTTCCTGATGCTCCGGTTATCACTTCACAAGGGCGTACATTTCCCGTAATACGTGAGTATCATCCAATTAACCCAAATAAACTCTTTCATAAAGAAGTCGCATTGGCGGCTTGGCAATTATTACAGCAAGAGCATGGGTCTTTACTATTATTTCTTCCAGGTATGGGGGAAATCGAGAAAGTAAGAGCAGAACTCGCTTCGATGGTAAGTGAGGACATACTTTTATGTCCTTTATACGGAGCATTAACCCTACAAGCCCAGCAACAGGCGATACAGCTGGCACCAGAAGGAATGCGGAAGGTCGTATTAGCCACTAATATTGCGGAAACCAGTTTAACGATTGAAGGCATCCGCCTTGTGATGGACAGTGGTTTTGAACGTGTGGGTCAATTCAACCCAAGAACAGGACTGACAAAGCTAATTAAACAGCGAATCAGCCAAGCATCGATGGCGCAGCGAGCTGGTCGAGCTGGCCGTTTAGAAACGGGTGTTTGTTGGCACTTATTGAGTGAAGAGCAGGCTGAGCGTGCGGCACAATTTAGCGAGGCCGAAATTGCGCAAAGTGACCTGAGCAGCTTATGGTTATCTTTATTACAGTGGGGGTGCCACGATGCAGCCCAGCTGAATTGGCTGACTTTACCCCCGAAGCCTGCAATATCTGCGGCAAAAAATTTACTGGGTAAATTAGGTGCTATTGATGCAGCTGGTAAGTTAACGCCTTTTGGGCAGCAGATGGCGGAGTTAGGTAGTTCAGTACGAACAGCGGCAATGTTATGCAAAGCACAACAAAGCCAAAATCAGCATGTTATTCAATTAGCTGCACTACTGGTGGCGATTATCGAAGAACCTCCTCGTCAACAAGATGCGGATCTTCGCTATTGCATAGAAAGGCCAACAGAGGGGTGGTGTAAGAGAGCATCAGCACTTTGCGAACAAAAAGTGCCGAGTACCATTGGTCAGCGAGATGCGCTCATTAGTGAGTGGTTACCAACGTTGCTGGCTACAGGGTTTCCCGACTACATAGCAAAATCTCGAGATAACCAACAACGTTACCAATTAGCGAGTGGCTTAGGGGCAACGTTGGGTGAGTCAGATAGACTAATGGGGACTCCGTGGTTAATAGTGGTGTCTTTATGGCAGCCTGAAAATACAGCGGATGCGCGTATTTCTTTGGCTTACCCTGTAGAGATTGAAAGGTTACAAGCAGATTGCCCATCACTGTTTAACAAGCAAGAAACGGTCGAATGGGATGAACAAAAAGGGACATTATTAGCTTGGAAGCGCTTGCAATGCGGTCAATTAGTGGTGAAATCAGAACGTTTAAGCAACCCAGATAAGACTGAGGTTCGCCAAGCGTTGGTGTATTGGTTGAAGCAAAATGGCTTACAGCAGCTAAATTGGCAGGAAGATGCATTACAATTATGTGTCCGTTGTACGTTAGCTAAGCAGTATTTTCCCGATGTTGACTTGCCAGATTTTGATGATACAGCGCTATTGGATTCGCTGGGTGAATGGCTTGAACCCTATCTTGATGGCATAACAAATAAGCAAAAACTACAGCAAATTGATTTAGCTTCTTTATTAATCAATCGATTGGATTGGCAGCAACAGCAGTGGTTAGAAAGTATGTTTCCGAAAACTTATCGAGCGCCATCTTTACATGATGTAAGTATTTACTACGCGTTAGATAAGCCACCAGTGGTAGCGATTCGTATGCAAGAGATGTACGGGGAAAAAACGAACCCGACAATAGCACAAGGAAAAATAGCAGTAACGATATCTCTACTGTCTCCTGCCATGCGGCCGTTGCAGATCACGCAAGACCTTGGTGCGTTTTGGCAAGGCAGCTATAAAGAGATACAAAAAGAGATGAAAGGGCGTTATCCAAAACATTTATGGCCGGATGACCCCGCAAATACTGCGCCAACAAGGCAAACAAAAAAAGCGATGATGGGTGCGAAATAG